A single Desulfovibrio porci DNA region contains:
- a CDS encoding metallophosphoesterase family protein codes for MDAIRYIHAADLHLDTPFQGLSRETAQGGHLARLLHDATFTALERLFGFCEAEKPDFLVLAGDIYNQENYSVKAQLRLRDGCERLNRLGIRVFLAHGNHDPLDSRLNAVEWPDNVTVFGPEPERHLLEKDGRPLAVVHGISHARAREGRNLARFFQRDARYDCFQLGVLHCTVEGESKADRYAPCSLDDLKSAGLDAWALGHVHERRVLSEAPFIAYPGNAQGLHVNEPGPRGCLLVTAAPRGGSYVCDAGFQLLGPVQWEKLNLDLDGVNHLDEVERRLNQCLEAAAHAADPACEAIMARVTLSGRTALDAMLHDAANQEDLTERLRHLSSGMPGVWLKDLRVETRPLTERSEYLQREDLLGETMRLAERMRGSREALQEVAGPALAPLFGHNRLRKALTPPDEAQMQALLQEAERLCVDLLEVR; via the coding sequence ATGGACGCTATCCGGTACATCCACGCGGCCGATCTGCATCTGGACACGCCCTTTCAGGGGCTTTCGCGCGAGACGGCCCAGGGCGGGCATCTGGCGCGCCTGCTGCACGACGCCACCTTCACGGCTCTGGAGCGCCTGTTCGGTTTCTGCGAGGCTGAAAAGCCCGACTTTCTGGTGCTGGCCGGCGACATCTACAATCAGGAAAATTACAGCGTCAAAGCCCAGCTCCGCCTGCGCGACGGCTGCGAACGCCTGAACCGGCTGGGCATCCGCGTTTTTCTGGCCCACGGCAATCATGACCCGCTGGATTCACGGCTCAACGCCGTGGAATGGCCGGACAACGTCACGGTTTTCGGGCCGGAGCCGGAGCGCCATCTGCTGGAAAAGGACGGCCGCCCCCTGGCGGTGGTCCACGGCATCAGCCACGCCAGGGCCAGAGAGGGCCGCAACCTGGCCCGCTTCTTCCAGCGCGACGCACGCTATGACTGCTTCCAGCTGGGCGTACTGCACTGCACCGTGGAAGGCGAGAGCAAGGCCGACCGCTACGCTCCCTGCTCCCTGGACGATCTCAAGTCCGCGGGCCTGGACGCCTGGGCGCTGGGGCATGTGCACGAGCGCCGCGTGCTTTCCGAAGCGCCCTTCATCGCCTATCCCGGCAACGCCCAGGGCCTGCACGTCAATGAGCCGGGTCCGCGCGGCTGTCTGCTGGTCACGGCCGCGCCCCGGGGCGGCTCCTACGTCTGCGACGCCGGTTTCCAGCTCCTGGGACCCGTGCAGTGGGAAAAGCTGAACCTGGACCTGGACGGCGTGAACCATCTGGACGAGGTGGAACGCCGTCTGAACCAGTGCCTGGAAGCTGCGGCGCACGCCGCGGACCCCGCCTGCGAGGCGATTATGGCCCGCGTGACCCTGAGCGGGCGCACCGCTCTGGACGCCATGCTGCACGATGCCGCCAACCAGGAAGATCTGACCGAGCGCCTCCGGCATCTGAGCTCGGGCATGCCGGGCGTCTGGCTCAAGGATCTGCGTGTGGAAACCCGCCCCCTCACGGAACGTTCCGAATATCTGCAACGCGAAGATCTGCTGGGCGAGACCATGCGCCTGGCCGAGCGCATGCGCGGGAGCCGGGAAGCCCTGCAGGAGGTTGCCGGTCCGGCCCTGGCCCCGCTGTTCGGGCACAACCGTCTGCGCAAGGCCCTGACCCCGCCCGACGAGGCCCAAATGCAAGCCCTGCTGCAGGAGGCCGAACGCCTCTGCGTGGATCTGCTGGAGGTCCGCTGA